In Paenibacillus sp. J23TS9, a single genomic region encodes these proteins:
- the thyA gene encoding thymidylate synthase: MRNYLELLEDIMENGTPKEDRTGTGTISVFGRQLRFDLSKGFPLLTTKRIHIKSVVHELLWFLSGETNVRYLKENGVTIWDEWADENGDLGPVYGSQWRNWEAPDGTHIDQIANVIESIKNNPDSRRHIVSAWNVAEIEQMKLPPCHFVFQFYVADGKLSCMLTMRSVDTFLGLPFNIACYALLTHMVAQQCGLTPGEFVWSGGDVHIYSNHLEQVKTQLDREPYELPELMIKRKPDSIFDYKFEDFEFVDYKHHPGIKAPVAI; this comes from the coding sequence TTGCGGAATTACCTGGAGTTATTGGAAGACATTATGGAAAATGGAACACCAAAAGAAGATCGAACGGGAACCGGGACGATATCGGTGTTTGGCAGACAGCTGAGATTTGATCTCTCCAAGGGTTTTCCTCTTTTGACAACCAAACGGATTCATATTAAATCTGTGGTGCATGAATTGCTATGGTTTCTGAGTGGAGAGACGAACGTTCGTTATTTGAAGGAAAATGGGGTGACGATCTGGGATGAATGGGCCGACGAAAATGGGGATTTAGGACCGGTGTACGGATCGCAGTGGCGCAATTGGGAAGCACCGGACGGTACGCATATTGATCAAATTGCCAATGTCATTGAATCCATCAAGAATAACCCTGATTCACGGAGACATATTGTCAGCGCATGGAACGTAGCGGAAATTGAGCAGATGAAACTTCCTCCCTGCCATTTTGTGTTCCAGTTCTATGTAGCGGACGGGAAATTGTCCTGTATGCTGACCATGCGCTCGGTAGATACATTCCTCGGCCTTCCATTTAACATTGCCTGTTACGCCCTTCTGACGCATATGGTGGCGCAGCAATGCGGACTTACGCCCGGCGAGTTTGTTTGGTCAGGCGGCGACGTGCATATTTATTCAAATCACCTGGAGCAGGTAAAGACCCAGCTTGACCGTGAACCGTATGAGCTTCCGGAGCTAATGATTAAGCGTAAGCCGGATTCTATTTTTGATTATAAGTTTGAAGATTTTGAATTTGTTGATTATAAGCATCATCCGGGCATAAAAGCGCCGGTAGCTATTTAA
- the lpdA gene encoding dihydrolipoyl dehydrogenase, whose product MVVGDASLDIDTLVIGAGPGGYVAAIRAAQLGQKVLIVDKSEVGGVCLNRGCIPSKALIAAAHQYESAKHGEAFGVTAENVKVDFTKTQEFKNSVVKKLTGGVAGLLKGNKVEVFNGECMFISENEARCFNEHESPRYRFKHCIIATGSRPIELKAFPFGGRIMSSTEALSLPEIPKSLVVIGGGYIGAELGQMFSKFGTKVTILEGLDTILNGFDPDMTKLVVKNMTKTGVEIITNAKAESAEQTDKDVTVKYSVGGETKEVTADYLLVTVGRRPNTDGDLGLDLVGIEMTDRGLVKVDHQGRTNKPNIFAIGDIVAGPALAHKASYEGKVAAEAISGEPSVVDYKVVPAVAFVDPECASVGYTEKEAKEKGYKAKAAKFPFAGNGRALSLNNPDGFVKMIFDEETQLVLGCHIAGIEASNLIAELGLAIEMGATLEDIALTIHAHPTLGEIVMETAELALGNPIHVIAPRR is encoded by the coding sequence ATGGTAGTAGGCGACGCTTCTCTCGATATCGATACATTAGTTATTGGTGCTGGCCCCGGCGGTTATGTTGCGGCAATTCGTGCTGCACAACTGGGTCAAAAAGTCTTGATCGTGGACAAATCTGAAGTTGGCGGCGTGTGTTTGAACCGCGGCTGTATTCCTTCCAAAGCGCTGATCGCTGCAGCTCACCAATATGAGTCTGCAAAGCATGGCGAAGCTTTCGGCGTAACTGCTGAGAATGTAAAAGTGGATTTCACGAAAACCCAAGAATTCAAAAACAGCGTTGTCAAAAAGCTGACCGGCGGCGTTGCTGGTCTCTTGAAAGGCAATAAGGTTGAAGTTTTCAACGGCGAGTGCATGTTCATCAGTGAAAATGAAGCACGCTGCTTCAATGAGCATGAATCTCCACGTTACCGTTTCAAACATTGCATCATTGCAACGGGTTCCCGTCCTATCGAGCTTAAGGCATTTCCTTTTGGCGGACGCATCATGTCGTCCACAGAGGCTTTGAGCCTGCCTGAGATTCCGAAGAGCCTTGTTGTCATTGGTGGTGGCTACATCGGTGCGGAATTGGGTCAAATGTTCTCCAAATTTGGTACGAAAGTGACTATTCTTGAAGGCTTGGATACGATTCTGAACGGATTTGATCCGGACATGACCAAGCTCGTTGTGAAGAACATGACGAAGACTGGCGTTGAAATTATCACGAATGCAAAAGCTGAAAGTGCTGAGCAAACCGATAAAGACGTAACCGTTAAATATTCTGTTGGCGGCGAAACCAAAGAAGTTACAGCAGACTACCTGCTCGTAACCGTTGGACGCCGTCCTAATACGGACGGAGACCTGGGTCTGGATTTGGTTGGTATCGAAATGACTGACCGTGGTCTCGTGAAAGTTGACCATCAAGGTCGTACGAATAAACCAAACATCTTTGCTATCGGTGACATCGTTGCTGGTCCTGCACTGGCTCACAAAGCTTCTTACGAAGGTAAAGTGGCAGCAGAAGCAATCTCCGGAGAGCCGTCTGTTGTGGATTACAAAGTCGTTCCTGCCGTCGCATTCGTAGATCCAGAGTGCGCAAGCGTAGGCTACACGGAAAAAGAAGCTAAAGAAAAAGGTTATAAAGCGAAAGCTGCGAAGTTCCCATTTGCGGGTAACGGTCGTGCGCTGTCCCTGAACAATCCTGACGGTTTTGTCAAAATGATCTTTGACGAAGAAACTCAGCTGGTTCTTGGCTGCCACATTGCAGGCATCGAAGCTTCCAACCTGATTGCTGAGCTGGGCCTGGCGATCGAAATGGGTGCAACCCTTGAGGATATCGCCCTGACGATTCATGCGCATCCAACGCTTGGTGAGATCGTAATGGAAACAGCTGAGCTTGCTCTTGGCAATCCAATTCACGTAATTGCACCACGCAGATAA